One part of the Methylobacterium mesophilicum SR1.6/6 genome encodes these proteins:
- a CDS encoding cation:proton antiporter yields the protein METYVVVLAGFGALVLLTAWLPMVLRALPLSLPICCVGIGAALSLIPTVAGLSLRPSEHFGLIEHATEGVVIISLMGAGLKIDRLIGWRRWAVTWRLLGIAMPLTILALTVFAWVLLGVGTATALLLGASLAPTDPVLASDVQVGHPTEGGEDEMRFALTSEAGLNDGLAFPFVNLAMALAGSGTLAGLSWGHWLSVDVVWKIVVGAVLGGLIGRGLGWLTFHLPNASKLSRTGDGFVALGATCLTYGIVQVADGYGFVGVFATALALRASHHSHEYHRKMHTYAEELERLLMMVLLVGFGVALVAGGLLSGLTLPAVGFVVLALVVVRPASGWIGLLGSGLPSDERAVIAFFGIRGLGTMYYLAFALNHARFEAPDLLWATAGLTVLVSIILHGVTVTPVLRFLDHRSGRDTQIGQLEIPLRQEPS from the coding sequence ATGGAAACCTACGTCGTCGTGCTCGCCGGGTTCGGCGCTCTGGTTCTGCTGACCGCGTGGCTGCCCATGGTCCTGCGGGCGCTGCCACTATCCCTCCCGATCTGCTGCGTCGGTATCGGTGCGGCCTTGTCCCTGATCCCCACCGTAGCGGGTCTGTCGTTGCGGCCGTCTGAGCACTTTGGACTTATCGAGCATGCCACCGAAGGCGTGGTCATTATCTCGCTGATGGGCGCGGGCTTGAAGATCGACCGCCTGATCGGATGGCGTCGCTGGGCTGTGACCTGGCGACTGCTCGGTATCGCCATGCCGTTGACGATCCTGGCCCTCACCGTGTTCGCCTGGGTGCTGCTCGGGGTCGGCACGGCGACCGCCTTGCTGCTAGGCGCCTCTCTCGCCCCAACGGATCCAGTTCTCGCCTCCGACGTACAGGTTGGGCATCCGACCGAGGGCGGCGAGGACGAGATGCGCTTTGCCCTGACCTCGGAGGCCGGCCTCAACGACGGCCTCGCCTTTCCCTTCGTCAACCTCGCCATGGCATTGGCCGGGTCCGGCACCCTCGCCGGCCTGTCGTGGGGCCATTGGCTGAGCGTCGACGTGGTGTGGAAGATCGTCGTCGGTGCCGTGCTCGGTGGCCTTATCGGCCGGGGCCTGGGTTGGCTCACCTTCCACCTCCCCAACGCGTCGAAGCTGTCTCGCACCGGCGACGGGTTCGTAGCCCTGGGAGCAACCTGCCTCACCTACGGGATTGTGCAAGTCGCCGACGGCTACGGCTTCGTCGGGGTGTTCGCGACCGCTCTCGCGCTGCGTGCCTCGCACCACAGTCACGAATACCACCGGAAGATGCACACCTACGCGGAAGAACTCGAACGCTTATTGATGATGGTCCTGCTGGTCGGGTTCGGTGTCGCTCTCGTGGCCGGCGGCCTGCTCAGTGGCCTAACACTTCCAGCGGTCGGCTTCGTCGTTCTGGCGCTCGTTGTCGTGCGTCCGGCAAGCGGTTGGATCGGGCTGCTCGGCTCCGGATTGCCAAGCGACGAGCGGGCGGTGATCGCCTTTTTCGGCATCCGCGGCCTCGGCACGATGTACTACCTCGCCTTCGCCCTGAACCATGCGCGGTTCGAAGCGCCGGATCTCCTCTGGGCTACAGCTGGCCTGACCGTGTTAGTGTCAATCATCCTGCACGGCGTGACCGTCACACCCGTGCTGCGCTTTCTCGATCACCGCAGCGGGCGTGACACGCAGATTGGCCAGCTGGAAATTCCGCTGCGACAGGAACCATCCTGA
- a CDS encoding manganese catalase family protein: protein MFMKIDKLLTELPEPKRPEPNAAAALQELLGGKYGEMSTLGNYMFQSFNFRNKSKLRPFYSLVSSIFAEEIGHVELVSTGIAMLNNGPGNPQKDVDISKAPFAEMQDVRLAGAFLANGGGATPVNSNAQSWNVDMVTTTGNLIIDLLHNFHLECGARIHKLRVYETMTEPTGREVCGYLLVRGSLHAHAYALALKKLTGVEIEKMLPTPNIDLSRIPECQKYLDEGKHRRLYTFSEDDYKEAAGVWSNDEVALPGDPPGNLEVVDGAPEGGKIPELDGNYGAFAPDYAPEEIFEIASKLYKKGR from the coding sequence ATGTTCATGAAGATCGACAAGCTCCTGACGGAGCTGCCCGAGCCGAAGCGGCCTGAGCCGAATGCGGCCGCTGCCCTGCAGGAGCTGCTCGGCGGCAAGTACGGCGAGATGTCGACGCTCGGGAACTACATGTTCCAGAGCTTCAATTTCCGCAACAAGTCCAAGCTGCGCCCGTTCTACAGTCTGGTATCGAGCATCTTCGCAGAGGAGATCGGGCACGTCGAGCTGGTCTCGACCGGCATTGCGATGCTCAACAACGGCCCAGGCAACCCGCAAAAGGATGTCGACATCTCCAAGGCGCCGTTCGCCGAGATGCAGGACGTGCGGCTCGCCGGCGCCTTCTTGGCCAACGGCGGAGGTGCGACGCCCGTGAACTCGAACGCCCAGTCGTGGAACGTCGACATGGTTACCACGACCGGCAACCTAATCATCGACCTGTTGCACAACTTCCACCTGGAGTGTGGTGCGCGCATCCATAAGCTGCGGGTCTATGAGACCATGACAGAGCCAACGGGCCGGGAAGTCTGCGGCTACCTGCTGGTTCGCGGCTCCCTCCACGCTCACGCCTATGCGTTGGCCTTGAAGAAGCTCACCGGCGTCGAGATCGAGAAGATGTTGCCGACGCCCAACATCGACCTGTCTCGCATCCCCGAGTGTCAGAAGTACCTCGACGAAGGTAAGCACCGGCGCCTCTACACGTTCAGCGAGGACGACTACAAGGAAGCGGCCGGCGTGTGGTCGAACGATGAGGTGGCGTTGCCGGGCGATCCGCCAGGCAACTTGGAGGTCGTGGACGGCGCGCCTGAGGGCGGGAAGATCCCCGAACTCGACGGGAATTACGGCGCATTCGCGCCAGACTACGCGCCCGAAGAGATCTTTGAGATCGCGAGCAAGTTGTACAAGAAGGGCCGCTAG